The following coding sequences lie in one Alicyclobacillus curvatus genomic window:
- a CDS encoding class I SAM-dependent RNA methyltransferase: MDGFNLIATAPFGLEAVVKREVVNLGIDTVTAHNGYVEYEGDALLLAQSNLWLRSADRVLIKMGEFRAETFDELFEGTKALPWGDLLPANAAFPVEGRSVKSTLSSVPACQRIVKKAIVESLRDAHGVLELPEDGPLYSIEVSIQSDTAILTIDSSGLGLNKRGYRSINARAPIKETLAAALVQLSRWLPHRPFADPLCGSGTIAIEAAMIGQNMAPGLQRGFAAEQWAWIPERTWADARSHAKSLIRPLEQPVLASDIDEGVVQLARENASKAGVSDSIVFNTRDIRQFRPEEPYGCIVTNPPYGERLGTEDEVEALYRTMGRVKKGMETWSWFVITSHPQFEKLFGIKADKKRKLYNGRIQTNLYQYLGPLPPRS, from the coding sequence GTGGATGGATTTAACCTGATTGCAACCGCACCTTTTGGCCTCGAAGCCGTCGTAAAGCGCGAGGTGGTGAATCTCGGCATCGACACCGTCACGGCACACAATGGCTACGTCGAGTACGAAGGCGATGCGCTGTTACTTGCCCAGAGCAACCTCTGGTTGCGGTCGGCAGACCGTGTTCTCATCAAGATGGGGGAATTTCGCGCAGAGACCTTCGACGAGTTGTTTGAAGGGACGAAGGCCCTGCCGTGGGGAGACCTTCTGCCCGCAAATGCTGCGTTCCCCGTCGAAGGGCGCTCCGTAAAATCGACACTGTCAAGTGTGCCTGCTTGCCAGCGGATCGTCAAAAAGGCTATCGTGGAGTCCTTGCGTGACGCTCATGGCGTGCTCGAACTTCCGGAGGATGGCCCGCTTTACAGCATTGAAGTGTCCATCCAGTCGGACACAGCCATCTTGACGATTGATTCGTCGGGCCTAGGGCTGAATAAACGGGGCTACCGCTCGATTAACGCGCGTGCTCCTATCAAGGAAACCCTCGCTGCTGCGCTCGTGCAGCTCAGTCGTTGGCTGCCCCACCGACCTTTCGCCGATCCGCTTTGCGGTTCCGGCACCATCGCGATTGAAGCGGCAATGATTGGTCAAAACATGGCTCCTGGCCTGCAGCGAGGGTTTGCGGCCGAGCAGTGGGCGTGGATTCCGGAGCGCACCTGGGCAGATGCAAGGTCACATGCGAAGAGCCTTATCCGCCCGCTTGAACAGCCGGTTCTGGCTTCAGACATTGATGAAGGCGTTGTACAGCTCGCCAGGGAAAACGCCAGCAAGGCTGGCGTTTCGGACAGCATCGTGTTTAACACGCGGGACATTCGACAGTTCCGCCCTGAGGAACCATACGGCTGCATTGTGACCAACCCGCCATACGGCGAACGGCTCGGTACTGAAGACGAAGTGGAAGCCCTGTATCGAACCATGGGTCGCGTCAAAAAAGGTATGGAAACCTGGAGTTGGTTCGTCATCACGTCTCATCCACAATTCGAGAAATTGTTTGGCATTAAAGCAGATAAGAAGCGAAAACTGTACAACGGTCGCATTCAGACAAACCTATACCAGTACCTTGGCCCGTTGCCGCCCCGCTCTTAG
- a CDS encoding alanyl-tRNA synthetase has product MSIQEERLYYGNTYLRTFTSEVCAVRQTDEGYWVRLKQSAFYPTSGGQPHDIGLLNETAVTDVEADDEGVWHKVEAPIAMGEEVSGAIDFVRRFDFVQQHSGQHVLSACFEQLLNVDTVSFHMGDTTSTIDLDISELSDADLLRMELAANEWIWRDVAIRARFVTLEELSALDLRRPPKVEKDVRIVTIEGLEHNPCGGTHVSSTGQIGQIVLTKTERMRGGVRVSFLCGRRALTYTRQLTDTFRVLGNQLSVGLQDVTTTVEGLQTQLKEARKELQDLKQQTATLMAREVLQHAQQRDNGMITLITDVGAGYGANELKPMMAAVTELLDREGFAGARAPYVVALVGSQGDREFAVVAASEQSNIAANVLLKEAFATAGGKGGGNVRTAQGSAPRTAANSLVESFGRALCALRGEE; this is encoded by the coding sequence ATGAGTATTCAGGAAGAGCGTCTTTATTATGGCAACACATATCTGCGAACATTTACGAGCGAAGTCTGCGCGGTTCGGCAGACGGATGAGGGATATTGGGTTCGGTTAAAGCAGTCCGCTTTTTATCCGACATCAGGCGGACAACCTCACGACATCGGTCTGCTTAATGAAACGGCTGTCACAGACGTGGAGGCGGATGACGAGGGTGTGTGGCACAAGGTTGAAGCGCCAATTGCGATGGGCGAAGAGGTTAGCGGGGCGATTGACTTTGTCCGTCGTTTTGATTTTGTCCAACAACACTCTGGTCAGCATGTGTTGTCCGCCTGTTTTGAGCAGCTGCTGAATGTCGATACCGTGAGCTTTCACATGGGAGATACGACTTCGACGATAGACCTCGATATCAGCGAGTTATCTGACGCAGACCTCCTTCGCATGGAACTGGCAGCCAATGAATGGATTTGGCGGGATGTTGCGATTCGAGCCCGCTTCGTGACGCTTGAAGAACTGTCCGCACTTGACCTCAGACGTCCGCCAAAAGTGGAGAAAGACGTCCGAATCGTAACGATTGAGGGCCTTGAACACAATCCGTGCGGGGGAACGCATGTATCGTCAACAGGACAGATTGGTCAAATTGTCCTGACCAAGACGGAACGTATGCGCGGCGGTGTTCGCGTGAGTTTTCTCTGCGGACGCCGTGCATTGACGTACACTCGGCAATTGACGGATACGTTTCGCGTGCTCGGGAATCAGTTGTCCGTGGGACTCCAGGATGTCACGACGACTGTGGAAGGATTGCAAACACAACTGAAAGAGGCACGTAAAGAGCTGCAGGACCTGAAACAGCAGACCGCGACGCTGATGGCTCGCGAAGTCTTACAGCACGCACAGCAGCGCGACAACGGTATGATTACACTTATCACAGACGTCGGTGCAGGATACGGCGCGAATGAGCTCAAACCAATGATGGCGGCTGTTACGGAACTCCTTGACAGAGAAGGGTTTGCGGGCGCTCGCGCACCTTATGTTGTGGCTCTCGTTGGAAGCCAAGGAGACCGTGAATTTGCTGTGGTTGCTGCCAGCGAGCAATCGAATATCGCAGCCAACGTGCTCTTAAAGGAGGCGTTCGCCACCGCAGGGGGCAAGGGCGGCGGCAACGTGCGTACAGCGCAAGGCTCTGCGCCGAGGACGGCGGCCAATTCATTGGTGGAGAGTTTTGGACGGGCCCTGTGCGCTCTGCGTGGGGAAGAGTAA
- the acnA gene encoding aconitate hydratase AcnA translates to MANYRDPFGIKKTLSVGNQSYSYFRLNGLEEQGVGPVSKLPFSIKILLEAVVRQFDNHAIGEDHVKALANWNAASPAKSEVPFKPARILLQDFTGVPAVVDLAALRSAMKRLGGNPDRINPLIPVDLVIDHSVQVDAFASQAALEFNIKKEFERNEERYKFLRWAQKSFDNFRVVPPGTGIVHQVNLEYLAKVVQQKTVDGETYVFPDSLVGTDSHTTMINGIGVLGWGVGGIEAEACMLGQPLYQLLPEVIGFKLTGQLPEGATATDLALTVTNMLRKKGVVGKFVEFYGPGLSNISLADRATVANMAPEYGATMGFFPVDAETLNYLRGTGRDEELVSLVEAYNKEQGIFRTDETPDPVYTDTLELDLSTIQPTMAGPKRPQDKIALNAMKETFEEALTKPVDKAGFGLAEADLNKEASVELNGKKSTMKPGAVVIAAITSCTNTSNPSVMVGAGLIAKKAAELGLTPPSYVKTSLAPGSRVVTDYLEQAGLLEPLAKVGFDVVGYGCTTCIGNSGPLPDEVSDAVKENDMLVSAVLSGNRNFEGRIHSLVKANYLASPPLVVAYALAGTVDIDLQNEALGTDKNGNPVYLKDLWPSSIEVQETIQRVLTADMFKEQYGHVFDANDRWNALETPEGQLYEWDEASTYIQEPPFFVGLTADLPESSDIESANVLALLGDSVTTDHISPAGNIAVDSPAGRYLTGHDVTPAEFNSYGSRRGNHEVMMRGTFANIRIRNQVAPGTEGGVTKYLPTDEVMAIYDASMKYQTEDKALVVVAGKEYGTGSSRDWAAKGTTLLGVKAVIAESFERIHRSNLVGMGVLPLQFQGSDSWKSLGIEGTETFSIEGLKGDLLPGQDVKVSVRKADGSELSFTATLRLDSHVEVEYYRNGGILQTVLRNFLTGETA, encoded by the coding sequence ATGGCAAACTACCGCGATCCATTTGGGATCAAAAAGACCTTGTCAGTTGGAAATCAGTCGTATTCTTATTTCCGATTGAATGGTCTTGAAGAACAGGGCGTTGGTCCTGTGTCCAAGCTTCCGTTCTCCATCAAAATCTTGTTGGAAGCCGTTGTACGTCAGTTTGATAATCATGCGATTGGCGAAGATCACGTTAAGGCATTGGCCAATTGGAATGCTGCTTCGCCGGCAAAGTCTGAGGTTCCATTTAAACCAGCGCGCATCTTGCTCCAGGACTTCACAGGCGTTCCGGCCGTCGTCGACTTAGCTGCACTCCGTTCGGCAATGAAACGCCTTGGCGGTAACCCAGACCGCATCAACCCATTAATTCCAGTTGACTTGGTCATCGATCACTCTGTTCAAGTGGATGCCTTCGCATCACAAGCTGCCCTTGAGTTTAACATCAAGAAAGAATTCGAGCGCAACGAAGAGCGCTACAAATTCCTCCGCTGGGCTCAGAAGTCATTCGATAACTTCCGTGTTGTTCCACCCGGAACCGGTATCGTTCACCAGGTGAACTTGGAATACTTGGCGAAAGTTGTGCAGCAGAAAACCGTTGACGGTGAGACCTACGTGTTCCCAGACAGCTTAGTCGGAACCGATTCTCACACCACCATGATTAACGGCATTGGCGTTCTCGGCTGGGGCGTCGGCGGCATTGAAGCCGAAGCTTGCATGCTCGGACAGCCGCTCTATCAACTGCTGCCAGAAGTCATCGGCTTCAAGCTCACAGGTCAACTGCCAGAAGGTGCAACCGCAACAGACTTGGCGCTCACGGTGACCAATATGCTGCGCAAGAAGGGCGTTGTTGGCAAGTTTGTCGAATTCTACGGCCCAGGACTGTCAAACATCAGCTTGGCAGACCGCGCGACGGTGGCCAACATGGCACCTGAATACGGTGCGACCATGGGCTTCTTCCCAGTCGACGCAGAGACCTTGAATTACCTGCGCGGCACGGGCCGGGACGAAGAACTGGTCAGCCTAGTAGAAGCGTACAACAAAGAGCAGGGAATCTTCCGGACCGACGAAACACCGGATCCCGTGTATACAGATACACTCGAACTCGACCTGTCAACCATCCAACCGACGATGGCAGGTCCAAAGCGTCCACAGGACAAGATTGCCTTGAACGCGATGAAAGAGACCTTCGAAGAGGCACTCACCAAGCCTGTTGACAAGGCAGGTTTCGGACTCGCCGAAGCCGACTTGAACAAAGAGGCGAGCGTCGAGCTGAATGGAAAGAAATCAACCATGAAGCCAGGCGCAGTCGTCATTGCAGCCATCACAAGCTGCACCAACACGTCCAACCCGTCGGTCATGGTTGGCGCAGGACTGATTGCGAAGAAGGCGGCAGAACTTGGTCTGACACCTCCATCGTACGTGAAGACGAGTCTTGCACCGGGATCACGCGTCGTGACCGATTACCTCGAGCAAGCCGGTCTGCTTGAGCCGCTTGCCAAGGTTGGCTTCGACGTTGTCGGCTACGGCTGCACCACCTGTATTGGTAACAGCGGCCCACTTCCGGATGAGGTTTCGGACGCCGTCAAGGAGAACGACATGCTCGTCTCCGCAGTCTTATCAGGCAACCGCAACTTTGAAGGACGCATCCACAGCTTGGTAAAAGCCAACTACCTGGCTTCACCACCGCTGGTTGTTGCTTACGCGCTTGCTGGTACCGTCGACATCGACCTCCAGAACGAAGCGCTCGGCACGGACAAAAACGGCAATCCGGTCTATCTGAAGGACCTGTGGCCGAGCTCCATCGAAGTTCAGGAGACCATTCAGAGGGTTCTGACCGCAGATATGTTCAAAGAACAGTACGGACATGTTTTCGATGCCAATGACCGTTGGAATGCCCTTGAGACCCCAGAAGGTCAACTGTATGAGTGGGACGAAGCTTCGACATACATTCAGGAACCACCGTTCTTTGTTGGCCTGACGGCAGACCTGCCAGAATCCAGCGACATCGAATCGGCAAACGTGCTCGCATTGCTTGGTGACTCGGTCACAACTGACCATATTTCGCCAGCTGGCAATATCGCTGTCGACAGCCCGGCCGGTAGGTACCTGACTGGACACGATGTAACACCTGCTGAGTTCAACTCGTATGGTTCTCGCCGCGGTAACCACGAAGTCATGATGCGCGGAACGTTCGCCAACATCCGCATCCGCAACCAAGTGGCACCCGGTACAGAAGGCGGCGTAACCAAGTATCTGCCGACTGACGAAGTGATGGCGATTTACGATGCTTCGATGAAGTATCAGACCGAAGACAAGGCCCTCGTGGTTGTTGCTGGCAAAGAATACGGCACGGGCAGCTCCCGTGACTGGGCTGCTAAAGGAACCACATTGCTTGGCGTCAAGGCTGTTATCGCGGAGAGCTTCGAGCGTATCCACCGCAGCAACCTCGTCGGCATGGGCGTCCTGCCGCTGCAGTTCCAGGGCAGCGATAGCTGGAAGTCCCTTGGTATCGAAGGCACAGAGACATTCTCCATCGAGGGCCTGAAAGGTGATTTGTTGCCTGGTCAAGATGTGAAAGTATCCGTTCGAAAGGCAGACGGCAGTGAGCTCTCGTTCACAGCCACACTGCGCCTCGACAGCCATGTGGAAGTCGAATACTACCGCAACGGTGGTATCCTGCAGACCGTGCTTCGCAACTTCCTCACCGGGGAGACTGCGTAA
- a CDS encoding iron-containing alcohol dehydrogenase, whose translation MNPFRFQNPTALYYGKGQIEEYLASEVAKFGKTVLLVYGGGSIKRNGLYDKVIGILGSAGVTVHELAGVEPNPRLTTVHKGIDICRTKGVDLILAVGGGSVIDCAKAIAMGVKYDGDVWEIYARRGAATGALPLGTILTLAATGSEMNSGGVITNWETKEKLGGGSPYTFPAFSFCDPENTYTVPQDQTVYGICDMLSHSFEHYFHPTEHTPLQQHLIEAVITTIVENAKLAVDHPEDYNARETMMYCSTMALNGMINMGAQGDWACHAMEHEISAIYDIPHGGGLAIVFPHWMDYVMSTNPERFANLATRVFHVDSTGKSVNDLARIAIEKVREFFASIGAPKRLADYEIGPENLEKMAEQAVRFKPIGNFKILEKDDVLKILESAL comes from the coding sequence ATGAATCCATTTCGCTTTCAAAATCCAACTGCCTTGTACTACGGAAAGGGACAAATCGAGGAGTATCTGGCTTCTGAAGTCGCGAAGTTCGGCAAAACCGTACTTCTGGTATATGGTGGCGGCAGTATTAAGCGCAACGGACTCTACGATAAAGTCATCGGTATCCTTGGGTCAGCTGGTGTAACCGTACACGAGTTGGCGGGGGTTGAACCGAATCCACGTTTGACAACGGTCCACAAGGGCATCGATATCTGCCGGACAAAAGGCGTTGACCTGATTCTTGCGGTTGGCGGCGGATCCGTTATCGACTGCGCAAAAGCCATCGCCATGGGCGTGAAGTACGATGGCGATGTGTGGGAGATTTACGCGCGTCGCGGAGCCGCCACCGGGGCACTGCCGTTGGGGACGATTCTGACGCTGGCGGCTACCGGATCGGAAATGAATTCCGGCGGCGTCATCACCAACTGGGAAACCAAGGAGAAGCTTGGCGGCGGGTCGCCATACACGTTCCCGGCGTTTTCCTTCTGTGATCCGGAGAATACGTACACGGTCCCGCAAGATCAGACTGTGTACGGCATCTGCGATATGCTCTCACATTCCTTCGAACATTACTTCCATCCGACAGAGCATACTCCACTGCAGCAGCATTTGATTGAGGCAGTCATCACCACGATTGTGGAAAATGCCAAGTTGGCCGTAGACCATCCGGAGGACTACAACGCCAGAGAGACCATGATGTACTGCAGTACGATGGCTCTAAACGGGATGATCAACATGGGCGCCCAGGGCGACTGGGCTTGCCATGCGATGGAACACGAAATCAGCGCCATCTACGACATCCCACATGGTGGGGGGCTCGCCATTGTCTTCCCACACTGGATGGACTATGTGATGAGCACCAATCCTGAGCGTTTTGCCAACCTTGCGACACGTGTTTTCCACGTCGACAGTACAGGGAAGTCCGTTAACGATCTCGCTCGGATTGCCATTGAAAAGGTGCGCGAGTTCTTCGCATCCATCGGGGCTCCGAAGCGTCTCGCGGATTATGAGATTGGACCCGAAAACCTGGAGAAAATGGCCGAACAAGCCGTGCGCTTTAAGCCCATCGGCAACTTCAAGATTTTAGAGAAGGACGACGTCCTGAAGATTCTCGAGAGTGCCCTGTAA
- a CDS encoding NAD(P)/FAD-dependent oxidoreductase: MAALAAAEQGARTVLIEKGNRLGRKLGISGGGRCNVTNAKPLPELMENIPGNGRFLHSALHRFSNKDVMAFFEGLGIGLKEEDRGRVFPVTDKAQTVVKALVNRVFEAGVDVWEECRVNGLYVEDAAKTGDHERDEQTSEGTGIPQVRGVILADKRTIRASSVIIATGGASVPKTGSTGDAYPWAKRVGHSIVSPYPTEVPLTSDEWFIRDRTLQGLSLRSINISVFLQGNKLKRLTTESGDLLFTHFGLSGPAALRCSHYVSTARRKDDQCSLLAHIDVLPGQTKDELLSELKSAKESEPRKHVHNLLPRYIPDRLADVIIHRCNITPDHPMSDIKNTELEAVVQHIKAFPVAISGTLPLAQATVTGGGVSVREIDPKTMSSKVCDGLFFAGEVMDVHAHTGGYNITVAFSSGHLAGTSAAAYALDGVDQVHSDC, encoded by the coding sequence ATGGCCGCTCTTGCGGCAGCGGAACAAGGCGCGCGGACTGTACTGATAGAAAAAGGCAACCGACTTGGCAGAAAGCTTGGCATTTCGGGTGGCGGCAGATGTAACGTCACCAATGCAAAGCCGCTTCCTGAGTTGATGGAGAACATACCGGGAAACGGTCGCTTTTTGCACTCTGCCCTACACCGTTTTTCCAACAAGGACGTAATGGCATTCTTCGAAGGATTAGGAATCGGACTCAAGGAGGAAGACCGAGGCAGGGTGTTTCCCGTCACTGATAAAGCGCAAACAGTAGTCAAAGCACTCGTCAATCGTGTCTTCGAGGCGGGCGTAGACGTTTGGGAAGAGTGCCGTGTGAACGGCCTGTACGTCGAAGATGCTGCAAAGACAGGCGACCACGAACGTGATGAGCAAACGTCCGAAGGAACAGGAATCCCTCAAGTCCGCGGTGTTATTTTGGCCGACAAACGCACCATCCGGGCATCCTCTGTTATCATCGCCACCGGTGGTGCCAGTGTGCCAAAGACCGGTAGTACGGGAGACGCCTACCCATGGGCAAAGCGAGTTGGGCATAGCATTGTTTCTCCATATCCGACTGAGGTGCCGCTGACCAGTGACGAATGGTTCATCCGTGACCGGACCTTGCAGGGACTATCTTTGCGGAGCATCAACATCTCCGTCTTTTTGCAGGGAAACAAGTTAAAGCGACTCACCACTGAGAGCGGTGATCTCCTGTTTACACACTTCGGACTCAGCGGTCCCGCCGCGTTGCGTTGCAGCCACTATGTTTCAACCGCGCGTCGTAAAGACGACCAGTGCTCTCTTCTTGCCCACATTGATGTTTTGCCAGGGCAGACGAAGGATGAATTGCTCTCTGAGCTCAAGTCTGCGAAGGAATCTGAGCCAAGAAAGCACGTTCATAATCTGCTGCCGCGTTACATTCCGGATCGGCTTGCAGATGTAATCATTCACCGCTGCAACATCACGCCGGACCATCCGATGAGCGACATCAAAAATACTGAGCTTGAAGCCGTCGTTCAGCACATCAAAGCCTTCCCTGTTGCAATCAGCGGCACGCTGCCCCTGGCGCAGGCCACCGTGACAGGCGGCGGAGTCAGCGTGCGCGAAATTGACCCGAAGACGATGTCATCCAAGGTTTGTGATGGGCTGTTTTTCGCCGGTGAAGTCATGGATGTGCACGCACATACCGGCGGTTATAACATTACTGTGGCGTTCTCATCTGGCCACCTGGCGGGAACGTCAGCAGCCGCGTACGCACTTGATGGCGTTGACCAAGTCCATTCTGATTGCTGA
- a CDS encoding peroxiredoxin translates to MSTAEPVTPFPYPRLNEPAPDFQAVTTQGIRKLSDYRGKWVVFFSHPADFTPVCSTEFNGFAVRASEFEARNVQLLGLSIDSVHSHLAWIHDLERIFDTKIPFPVIADLDMKVATLYGMVHPGLSTTSAVRAVFVIDDKGVLRAMLYYPMSAGRNISEILRLVDSLQTTDTHGTPTPANWNPGDPVIVPPPANAAEVESEEAEEAKGYDYKSWYLRYKQV, encoded by the coding sequence TTGTCAACCGCAGAACCGGTCACTCCATTCCCGTATCCTCGCCTAAATGAACCGGCACCTGATTTTCAAGCCGTTACGACACAAGGTATAAGAAAACTGAGTGATTATCGCGGCAAGTGGGTCGTATTTTTTTCCCACCCAGCAGACTTCACGCCAGTTTGTAGTACGGAGTTTAACGGCTTTGCCGTCCGGGCGAGCGAATTCGAAGCACGCAATGTCCAATTACTCGGCCTTTCCATTGACAGTGTCCACTCACATCTTGCTTGGATACACGACTTGGAGCGCATCTTTGATACAAAAATCCCGTTCCCGGTCATCGCCGATCTCGACATGAAAGTGGCCACCCTATACGGCATGGTTCACCCGGGTCTTTCCACCACGTCTGCAGTTCGCGCTGTCTTTGTCATTGACGATAAAGGGGTACTGCGGGCCATGCTTTACTACCCCATGAGCGCGGGACGTAACATTTCGGAAATTCTGCGGCTTGTTGATTCGCTGCAGACTACAGACACGCACGGTACGCCAACACCTGCAAACTGGAATCCGGGCGATCCGGTTATCGTCCCTCCCCCGGCCAACGCAGCCGAAGTAGAATCCGAAGAAGCCGAGGAAGCAAAAGGGTACGATTATAAGAGTTGGTACCTGCGTTACAAACAGGTGTGA
- a CDS encoding LysE family translocator, translated as MIGVGSLIAFGLISLGIVLSPGPNMIYLISRTITQGRLAGIMSLAGVVLGFVVYMFATMLGLIAIFKVVPAVYIALKFAGAVYLLWLAWNAIKPGSTSALQPRALPLERPRKLFLMGFMTNLLNPKIAVLYVSLLPQFENPARGGLFMQGLTLGSLQIVISLTVNLLIVLTASSVASWFGARPTWLKVQKWFMASVLTGLAVKLAFERQK; from the coding sequence TTGATTGGTGTGGGCAGTTTAATCGCCTTTGGTTTGATTTCTCTCGGGATAGTCTTGTCACCCGGTCCCAACATGATTTACTTGATTTCGCGCACTATTACGCAAGGACGTTTGGCAGGAATTATGTCGCTAGCTGGTGTTGTACTCGGATTCGTGGTCTATATGTTTGCAACAATGTTAGGTTTGATTGCAATTTTTAAGGTAGTCCCAGCTGTTTACATAGCTTTGAAGTTTGCTGGAGCCGTGTACTTACTTTGGCTGGCATGGAATGCGATTAAACCAGGTTCTACGTCGGCCCTTCAGCCACGTGCCCTCCCGTTGGAAAGACCCCGTAAGCTCTTCCTAATGGGTTTTATGACCAATTTGCTAAATCCTAAAATTGCCGTACTATATGTGTCCCTATTGCCGCAGTTTGAGAATCCTGCACGGGGTGGACTGTTTATGCAAGGTCTCACATTAGGTAGTTTACAAATCGTGATTAGTTTGACAGTGAATCTATTAATTGTACTAACAGCGAGTAGTGTAGCTTCTTGGTTTGGCGCCCGCCCTACATGGCTGAAGGTGCAAAAGTGGTTTATGGCAAGTGTCCTGACAGGTCTAGCCGTTAAGCTTGCTTTTGAGCGGCAAAAATAG
- a CDS encoding SRPBCC domain-containing protein, with protein MSNNMQVGEQGYVMTGIFEAPRHLVFEVWSSPEHLRHWWGPEGFTSTIQEFDLRIGGDWKFVMHGPDGTDYANHIVFTDIIEPEKITFWHKSPDFSATATFEEVENKTMVTYITQYKTPSDFDPVKHYVIPGGQQHFECLGAYLKTIMRTT; from the coding sequence ATGTCCAACAACATGCAAGTTGGGGAACAAGGGTACGTAATGACAGGTATATTCGAGGCCCCGCGCCACCTTGTATTTGAGGTTTGGTCATCACCGGAACATTTACGACATTGGTGGGGACCGGAGGGTTTTACGTCGACCATCCAGGAATTTGATCTGAGAATCGGTGGCGACTGGAAGTTTGTCATGCATGGTCCAGATGGAACTGACTATGCAAATCACATCGTTTTTACGGACATTATCGAACCTGAGAAGATTACGTTTTGGCACAAGAGTCCTGATTTTTCAGCAACAGCGACATTTGAAGAAGTCGAAAACAAAACGATGGTGACGTACATTACGCAATATAAGACTCCGTCTGATTTTGACCCAGTGAAGCATTATGTGATTCCCGGGGGGCAGCAGCATTTTGAGTGCCTTGGTGCCTATTTGAAAACCATTATGCGGACGACTTGA
- a CDS encoding MFS transporter has product MKKPLMFYFGSEIFLSFGIGMATYAQPFLYKAGHLSDASIGILFAVNSASSGLFALVLGPVADRVGASRMFKLSTLLMGIGFLWMGFATAFWGWFASAVLSGLAAGLLMSTENVVLSSLSQQQEKAGILSRFVSLYMLLIGLGTVTSGWVSAITSYRTAVLAGACIALVAPVIRYFVVANDVKSHRMFKLPSKRIVLMSLYAVLFGTAIGLFRPFATLVLNGHFGMNDELTSAISAATLFMISLGSLLVSPLLRRLRHGRTLLLAFVASILFTLLMAGTGNPWVFAGALLVSTILTSVPGPIVDAMFLDMTPQTDYSQMFGIRVFGNSAGSAIGAYGGGILMSHAVLGGLLTLSSGLLIVSCLYLFWLLARVTKRWRSGVSSSAQRGQFEV; this is encoded by the coding sequence ATGAAAAAGCCCCTCATGTTCTACTTCGGTAGTGAGATATTCCTGAGTTTTGGCATTGGTATGGCAACTTATGCACAGCCCTTCCTGTACAAGGCCGGACACCTTTCGGATGCAAGTATTGGTATACTGTTTGCCGTCAACTCGGCAAGTTCGGGTCTGTTTGCGCTTGTCCTTGGACCGGTTGCGGACAGGGTTGGTGCGTCCCGCATGTTTAAACTCTCAACCTTGCTGATGGGCATAGGATTTTTATGGATGGGGTTTGCGACTGCGTTTTGGGGATGGTTTGCGTCTGCAGTCCTGTCCGGGCTTGCCGCGGGGCTGTTGATGAGCACAGAGAACGTGGTACTCAGTTCCCTGTCACAGCAACAGGAGAAGGCGGGGATACTCAGTCGATTTGTCTCCTTGTATATGCTTTTGATTGGCCTTGGCACCGTGACTTCGGGCTGGGTCAGCGCCATCACGAGTTACCGTACGGCGGTTTTGGCGGGGGCATGTATCGCCCTCGTGGCGCCGGTAATTCGTTATTTTGTCGTCGCCAACGACGTCAAGTCGCACCGTATGTTCAAACTCCCATCGAAGCGGATCGTGCTGATGAGCTTATACGCCGTGTTGTTTGGCACCGCAATTGGGCTGTTCCGGCCGTTTGCGACACTCGTTCTCAATGGACATTTCGGTATGAACGATGAGCTCACATCCGCAATTTCGGCGGCAACACTGTTTATGATCTCGCTCGGCTCCCTGCTCGTAAGCCCACTCTTGCGTCGACTGCGACACGGACGGACGCTGCTTCTCGCCTTTGTCGCGAGTATTCTCTTTACACTCTTGATGGCTGGGACAGGAAACCCCTGGGTATTTGCTGGAGCACTACTCGTAAGTACAATCTTGACGAGTGTGCCAGGACCCATTGTGGATGCAATGTTTCTCGACATGACGCCGCAAACGGACTATTCACAGATGTTCGGTATCCGTGTCTTTGGTAACAGTGCAGGAAGCGCCATTGGAGCGTATGGGGGAGGCATTCTGATGAGTCATGCCGTGCTCGGAGGGCTGTTAACCCTCTCTAGCGGATTGCTCATTGTCTCCTGCCTCTATCTGTTTTGGCTCCTTGCCCGGGTCACAAAGCGTTGGCGATCCGGTGTCAGTTCCTCTGCCCAGCGCGGTCAGTTTGAAGTGTGA